From the genome of Brevibacterium sp. JSBI002, one region includes:
- a CDS encoding bifunctional PIG-L family deacetylase/class I SAM-dependent methyltransferase translates to MQSQMSMRFSHQDRSTGEDAWVQAGALDLPAVPESTIATGGTIIVLAAHPDDEALGAAALLARADEWSCQLKVLLFSAGEKSHPESPTYTGDQLKSIRLAEFDRALSTFDKAHSSRFLDLPDGQLPEYASQIRDVIRQEIARADGPVTLVAPYSRDGHCDHEAVGAAALDIGRSHHAVVLEYPIWFWHWAAPTDPRWQSWAVLPDPQGLDRNALLACYPSQTEALSDQHGDEAILTSAHLEHFIRSHDTFVITDFRSGEASPSSGQEGIGSRINDASTASAVFDDVHRERSDPWTVWESEYEIAKRETLVSHLPSTSFSHILEIGCSVGALTRELAAYSVRVTAVDASCEALKTAKRLHTTTATEIAFLHATVPYEWPEGHFDCVVLSETGFYLTRAQLQRTLERIDESTPSRFVLVLCHWKGDIEDWPLTADEVHDACLDYWPRLRTDFRSEAEYRLDIVTVDKTDDFLPAEAVE, encoded by the coding sequence GTGCAGAGTCAGATGTCGATGAGGTTTAGCCACCAGGACCGCAGCACCGGAGAAGATGCCTGGGTGCAGGCGGGTGCCCTTGACCTTCCGGCGGTTCCGGAGAGCACAATCGCCACAGGCGGAACCATCATCGTCCTTGCCGCACACCCGGACGATGAAGCGCTGGGAGCCGCTGCGCTGCTCGCACGTGCCGATGAGTGGAGCTGCCAGCTGAAAGTCCTACTCTTCAGCGCAGGCGAGAAATCGCACCCTGAGTCGCCGACGTATACCGGCGATCAGCTCAAAAGCATCCGTCTGGCGGAGTTCGATCGTGCGCTGAGCACCTTCGACAAGGCGCACTCCAGTCGTTTTCTCGATCTGCCCGACGGGCAGCTGCCCGAATATGCAAGCCAGATCCGAGACGTGATCCGACAGGAGATCGCACGAGCAGATGGGCCGGTGACACTCGTTGCCCCTTACAGCCGGGATGGGCACTGTGATCACGAGGCGGTGGGCGCCGCGGCGCTGGACATCGGGCGATCACATCATGCCGTAGTGCTCGAATATCCCATTTGGTTCTGGCACTGGGCTGCTCCCACAGACCCTCGGTGGCAGTCCTGGGCAGTCTTACCTGACCCTCAAGGTCTTGATCGAAACGCTCTGCTCGCGTGTTACCCGTCGCAGACAGAAGCGCTGTCGGATCAGCACGGGGACGAAGCGATCCTCACCAGCGCCCATTTGGAACACTTCATCCGGAGCCACGATACCTTCGTGATCACGGATTTCAGATCCGGTGAGGCATCGCCGAGCTCTGGTCAGGAGGGAATAGGCTCGCGGATCAATGATGCGTCCACTGCGTCGGCGGTGTTCGATGATGTGCACAGAGAACGGAGCGATCCGTGGACGGTGTGGGAGTCCGAATACGAAATCGCCAAACGCGAGACCCTTGTGTCCCACCTCCCGTCGACCTCGTTCTCCCACATTCTCGAGATCGGTTGTTCAGTCGGCGCTTTGACTCGAGAGCTTGCCGCTTACAGCGTCAGAGTGACAGCTGTCGATGCCAGCTGCGAGGCGCTGAAAACAGCGAAACGTCTGCACACGACCACCGCAACCGAAATAGCCTTCCTGCACGCCACTGTCCCATACGAGTGGCCCGAAGGGCATTTCGACTGCGTCGTCCTCTCAGAGACCGGCTTCTATCTGACACGTGCACAGCTGCAACGAACGTTGGAACGCATTGATGAATCAACCCCATCGCGCTTTGTGCTCGTTCTCTGTCATTGGAAGGGTGACATCGAAGATTGGCCTCTGACCGCCGATGAAGTCCATGACGCGTGCCTGGACTACTGGCCCCGACTGCGGACCGATTTTCGCTCCGAGGCCGAGTATCGTCTCGATATCGTGACGGTGGACAAAACTGACGATTTCCTCCCTGCGGAAGCCGTTGAGTGA
- a CDS encoding MerR family transcriptional regulator: protein MGHGETATSESGGRLFSISRVAELTGVGVQSLRQYEARGLVTPMRSEGGTRRFSREDIARLRRVRELVDVGANLASIGIILDLQDENTSLRYELRRMQ from the coding sequence TTGGGACATGGGGAGACGGCGACTTCAGAGTCTGGGGGGCGCTTGTTCTCGATTTCGCGTGTTGCGGAGTTGACCGGTGTTGGGGTGCAGTCATTGCGGCAGTACGAGGCTCGCGGCCTCGTGACGCCTATGCGAAGTGAAGGCGGGACGCGGCGGTTCAGTCGCGAGGATATTGCTCGTCTGCGGCGTGTGCGGGAGCTGGTTGACGTGGGCGCGAATCTCGCTAGCATCGGAATCATTCTCGATCTCCAGGATGAGAACACCTCGCTTCGGTACGAATTGAGGAGGATGCAATGA
- a CDS encoding DUF3263 domain-containing protein, with translation MVPGTVHELSEHDRLILDFEKTASTAAGRHELCQRIELPAERYAIVLEGIVDTDAAYGYAPDVVERVRRLRAERFAFERRQGRWKKHSSFPL, from the coding sequence ATGGTCCCCGGCACTGTGCACGAACTGTCCGAGCATGATCGGTTGATCCTCGACTTCGAGAAGACTGCGTCTACTGCGGCGGGGCGACACGAGTTGTGCCAGCGAATCGAACTTCCAGCAGAGAGGTACGCCATCGTGCTCGAGGGGATCGTGGATACGGACGCCGCATACGGTTACGCCCCGGACGTTGTGGAGCGGGTGAGGCGGTTGCGAGCGGAACGGTTCGCATTCGAACGCCGGCAAGGCCGATGGAAGAAGCACAGCAGCTTCCCCCTATAG
- a CDS encoding Hsp20/alpha crystallin family protein, which translates to MMMRTDPFREVERLSREIFGATGTTARPVMMPMDAWRDGDTFRVELDLPGIDPDNIDLDVENNVVTVKAERPALDHGESSVAAERPRGTFSRQLVLGDNLDTSNITANYDAGVLTLSIPVAESAKPRKIAINSGSAEPAAISA; encoded by the coding sequence ATCATGATGCGCACAGACCCATTCCGCGAAGTCGAACGCCTGAGCAGAGAAATCTTCGGAGCCACCGGCACAACGGCTCGCCCCGTGATGATGCCGATGGACGCCTGGCGCGACGGCGATACTTTCCGCGTCGAACTCGACCTGCCAGGAATTGATCCTGACAACATCGACCTCGACGTCGAGAACAACGTCGTCACCGTCAAAGCTGAACGGCCCGCCCTCGACCACGGGGAGTCTTCGGTCGCGGCAGAGCGGCCCCGCGGGACCTTCAGCCGACAACTCGTCCTCGGCGACAACCTCGACACCAGCAACATCACGGCGAACTACGACGCCGGTGTGCTCACACTCAGCATCCCGGTCGCGGAATCAGCGAAACCCCGCAAGATCGCCATCAACTCAGGCTCTGCTGAACCGGCAGCCATCAGCGCCTGA